In Candidatus Bathyarchaeia archaeon, one DNA window encodes the following:
- a CDS encoding GIY-YIG nuclease family protein gives MAVVLKGIYILAIAIDRDITVEVGSLGKLCFEKGFYAYVGSAQNNMEKRLKRHVEKASKTRFWHIDYLLADGSVNVVGIFFKEAGKSAECETAQNLAKHGLPIEGFGCSDCNCKSHLFMFQDRRMLEDVCLRLGFKPLLPRQ, from the coding sequence ATGGCTGTGGTGCTGAAGGGAATATACATCCTCGCCATTGCAATAGATAGGGATATAACCGTTGAGGTAGGCTCTCTTGGAAAGCTCTGCTTCGAAAAGGGCTTTTACGCCTATGTGGGTTCCGCCCAAAACAACATGGAAAAACGCTTGAAAAGGCACGTTGAAAAAGCTTCTAAAACCAGGTTTTGGCACATTGACTATCTCCTCGCTGACGGCTCTGTAAACGTTGTAGGCATCTTCTTCAAAGAGGCTGGGAAATCAGCGGAATGTGAAACTGCGCAGAATCTAGCCAAACATGGGCTTCCAATCGAGGGCTTCGGCTGCTCAGACTGCAATTGCAAAAGCCACCTTTTTATGTTTCAAGACCGCAGAATGTTAGAGGATGTTTGTCTCCGACTTGGGTTTAAGCCCCTTCTACCTCGCCAGTGA
- a CDS encoding metallophosphoesterase: MLIVQISDVHCGPMFNHGIFRTAVDEINALSPDVVVVTGDITENGILSEFKMAADEFKRLKAKNIIYISGNHDYRSTGYLLFKQFFPFSQVTEIDDAVIIVLSSARPDRDDGEVGHRQNLWLENTLENYKDRVKIVAIHHHIIPVPDTGADQITIVDAGDVLRSLVKARADLVLCGHRHRPWRWRIEDIQVIHAGSVSCEKLRGFFLNSYNVIEVKNRKIEAKLKIVGGDYISFEEVVKRREILQSSDVSQCSDSLAR; encoded by the coding sequence ATGCTTATTGTTCAGATTTCAGATGTTCACTGCGGACCCATGTTTAACCACGGGATTTTCCGCACAGCAGTGGATGAAATCAACGCCCTGTCGCCGGACGTCGTGGTGGTGACGGGCGACATAACCGAGAATGGCATCCTTTCCGAGTTTAAGATGGCGGCTGACGAGTTTAAACGATTGAAGGCTAAAAACATTATTTATATCAGCGGAAACCACGATTACCGGTCTACGGGCTACCTCCTCTTCAAACAGTTTTTCCCATTCAGCCAAGTGACGGAGATCGACGACGCCGTTATAATAGTGTTGAGCAGCGCCCGCCCAGACCGAGACGACGGCGAAGTTGGACATAGACAAAACCTCTGGCTAGAAAACACGCTGGAAAACTACAAGGACCGCGTGAAAATTGTGGCTATACACCATCACATAATTCCAGTGCCGGACACGGGTGCGGACCAAATCACCATAGTGGACGCGGGCGACGTCCTCAGAAGCCTTGTAAAGGCTAGGGCAGACCTTGTTCTATGTGGGCATAGGCATAGACCTTGGAGATGGCGTATAGAAGATATACAGGTGATTCACGCTGGAAGCGTTTCCTGCGAAAAACTGCGGGGCTTCTTCCTAAACTCCTACAACGTCATAGAAGTAAAGAACAGGAAGATTGAAGCTAAACTGAAGATTGTGGGCGGAGACTACATAAGCTTCGAGGAAGTTGTCAAGAGACGGGAAATCCTCCAGTCTTCAGATGTCTCCCAGTGCAGCGACTCACTGGCGAGGTAG
- a CDS encoding adenylyl-sulfate kinase, producing the protein MRDGWCVWITGLPGSGKSTVAEILIKFLLQRGIRAQLLSSDELRKVLTPKPTYSLEERDIVYATLVYIAKLLTKNDVNVVIDATGNLRRYRDNARNQIPKFMEAYLECPLEICIERESKRTETRQAPQQIYKRALEGKAPTVPGIGQPYEPPTNPEVTVNTAECTPEHAAQKIMEAILEKWYAKI; encoded by the coding sequence TTGCGCGACGGATGGTGCGTCTGGATAACCGGGCTGCCGGGAAGCGGCAAATCCACTGTGGCGGAAATCCTAATCAAGTTTCTCCTCCAGAGGGGGATTCGCGCCCAGTTATTGTCCTCGGATGAACTGCGCAAAGTTCTAACTCCAAAGCCCACATATTCCCTTGAAGAACGCGACATAGTTTATGCAACATTAGTCTACATCGCGAAATTGCTGACCAAAAACGACGTGAACGTTGTTATCGACGCCACTGGCAACCTGAGACGCTACAGAGACAACGCCAGAAACCAAATTCCAAAGTTTATGGAGGCTTACTTGGAATGTCCTCTTGAAATCTGCATTGAACGTGAATCAAAAAGAACCGAAACCCGCCAAGCCCCACAACAAATATACAAAAGGGCATTAGAGGGAAAGGCACCAACAGTCCCCGGCATAGGACAGCCCTACGAACCACCAACAAACCCGGAAGTAACCGTAAACACTGCAGAGTGCACACCGGAGCACGCAGCCCAAAAAATCATGGAAGCCATACTGGAAAAGTGGTACGCAAAAATCTAG
- a CDS encoding 50S ribosomal protein L3, which yields MVKHHAPKHGSLAYLPRKRAKSILARIRYWPEVKADVPRLLGFIGYKAGMTHVVMIEDRKRSPNFGKEVVRPATVIETPPLLICGIRAYTKTPYGLRTFTEAWMENPPKELERVLTLPEKFDTAENLKKMEENLDRIAKIRVIAITQPKLTGLPKKKPEVAEIEIGGGAIQQQFEYAKSLLGKTVNPAEVFREGQYVDVIAVTTGKGFQGPVKRWGVKILQHKSRKTKRGVGTLGPWNPHRVLYSVPRAGQMGFHQRTEYNKRILKIGKDGKEITPKGGFIRYGIVRGPYMLIEGSVPGPKKRPIKLRYPARPPKEVSEEPPQITYISLESPQGK from the coding sequence ATGGTAAAACATCACGCCCCAAAGCATGGTTCGCTAGCCTACCTACCTAGGAAACGTGCTAAAAGTATACTAGCCAGGATTAGGTACTGGCCAGAGGTTAAGGCTGACGTGCCTAGGCTTTTGGGCTTTATTGGTTATAAGGCTGGAATGACCCACGTTGTAATGATTGAAGACCGTAAACGTTCCCCAAACTTTGGAAAGGAAGTTGTGCGTCCAGCCACAGTTATCGAGACTCCCCCCCTCCTCATTTGTGGGATAAGGGCTTACACAAAAACTCCCTATGGATTGCGCACTTTCACGGAAGCGTGGATGGAAAACCCGCCCAAAGAGCTCGAAAGAGTGCTAACTCTCCCAGAAAAATTTGACACCGCGGAAAACCTCAAAAAGATGGAGGAAAACCTCGACAGAATTGCAAAAATCCGAGTCATAGCCATAACCCAGCCGAAGCTGACCGGCTTGCCAAAGAAAAAGCCGGAAGTAGCCGAAATAGAAATCGGCGGAGGCGCAATCCAGCAACAGTTTGAATACGCCAAAAGTCTTCTAGGCAAAACCGTAAACCCCGCTGAGGTCTTCAGGGAAGGACAATACGTGGACGTCATAGCCGTTACCACCGGGAAAGGCTTCCAGGGGCCAGTGAAACGCTGGGGAGTCAAAATCCTCCAACACAAAAGCAGGAAAACAAAACGGGGAGTGGGAACCCTTGGACCATGGAACCCCCACCGAGTGCTCTACTCTGTCCCACGTGCCGGGCAAATGGGCTTCCACCAGAGAACAGAATACAATAAGCGCATATTGAAAATAGGCAAGGATGGCAAAGAAATCACTCCAAAAGGCGGCTTCATCCGTTACGGCATAGTCCGCGGACCATACATGCTCATAGAAGGAAGCGTGCCTGGACCCAAAAAACGCCCAATAAAACTGCGGTATCCAGCTCGACCACCAAAAGAAGTCTCGGAGGAACCACCTCAGATCACATACATATCCCTAGAGTCCCCGCAAGGCAAGTAG
- the rpl4p gene encoding 50S ribosomal protein L4 has protein sequence MAKTVKVFDLDGKPVGKITLPQIFEAPLRPDVIKRAVLAIQSTRFQPKGRDPMAGKRTTAESMGVGLGMARIPRIKGPSARGAFAPGTVGGRLAHPPTPEKKIVKKIPKKEKRLALFSAIAATASKDAVASRGHAIEGVPQIPLVVVDELESLKKTKEVEETLIKLGVLADLFRVKESRKVRAGKGKLRGRRLKQAVGPLIVVAEDRGIGEAARNIPGVDVVKVNELNAEVLAPGTHPGRLTIWTKSAIEALDKIYCKGEAA, from the coding sequence ATGGCTAAAACAGTGAAAGTTTTTGACCTTGACGGCAAACCCGTCGGGAAAATAACGCTTCCACAAATTTTCGAAGCCCCCCTGAGGCCAGACGTGATCAAGCGAGCTGTTCTCGCAATACAATCCACACGCTTCCAGCCTAAAGGCAGAGACCCAATGGCCGGTAAAAGAACAACAGCCGAGTCCATGGGTGTTGGCTTAGGCATGGCCAGAATACCCAGAATTAAAGGACCATCAGCAAGAGGCGCATTCGCCCCGGGAACAGTTGGCGGAAGGCTTGCCCACCCACCAACACCGGAAAAGAAAATCGTCAAGAAGATTCCGAAGAAAGAGAAGCGTTTAGCACTTTTCTCTGCTATTGCAGCAACAGCCTCAAAAGATGCTGTCGCTTCCCGCGGACATGCAATTGAGGGTGTTCCGCAAATCCCGCTGGTTGTGGTAGACGAGCTTGAAAGCCTCAAGAAAACCAAGGAGGTGGAAGAAACCCTAATAAAACTCGGCGTCCTAGCCGACCTTTTCCGCGTCAAAGAAAGCAGAAAGGTCAGAGCAGGCAAAGGCAAACTCCGCGGTAGAAGGCTAAAACAAGCTGTTGGACCATTAATCGTGGTGGCTGAAGATCGTGGGATAGGCGAAGCCGCCAGAAATATACCCGGCGTGGACGTTGTCAAGGTTAATGAGTTAAACGCTGAGGTTCTGGCTCCAGGCACCCATCCGGGCAGACTTACAATATGGACTAAAAGCGCAATCGAAGCTCTAGACAAAATTTACTGTAAAGGTGAGGCTGCCTAA
- a CDS encoding 50S ribosomal protein L23, protein MDPYDVILYPLMTESASLMVEKENKLVFIVNLKATKADVKRAVEELYEVKVEKVNIVITPDGRKKAFVKLRPEYKASDVAIKLGIL, encoded by the coding sequence ATGGATCCATATGATGTTATCCTATACCCGTTAATGACGGAATCCGCCAGCCTCATGGTTGAAAAGGAAAACAAACTAGTCTTCATTGTAAATTTAAAAGCCACAAAAGCCGATGTAAAAAGGGCTGTTGAAGAACTTTATGAAGTTAAAGTTGAAAAAGTGAATATTGTAATAACCCCAGACGGGCGGAAAAAAGCCTTCGTCAAACTCCGCCCAGAATACAAAGCCTCAGACGTGGCAATTAAACTGGGAATACTGTAG
- a CDS encoding 50S ribosomal protein L2 yields the protein MGKRIRVQRRGRGGPTFRAATHKRVAPACYPQPPKDIDETVVRGVVEEIVHDPGRGAPLALIRFENGEECYIVAPEGIYTGQQIEMGGKASVDVGNILPIGKIPEGTLVCNIELKPGDGGKIAKSSGAYATVVAHTPQGTMIKLPSGKTKYVDDLCRATIGVVSGAGRTEKPFLKAGAKYHLMRARGRKYPRTRGRAMVAAVHPYGSSKRSARKVTTVSRNAPPGQKVGLIAARGTGRRKKKVKEEETE from the coding sequence ATGGGAAAACGGATTCGTGTCCAAAGAAGGGGGCGCGGCGGACCAACCTTTAGAGCCGCAACCCATAAGCGAGTAGCCCCAGCATGCTATCCACAGCCACCCAAGGATATCGATGAAACCGTGGTGAGAGGAGTTGTCGAGGAGATAGTTCACGACCCCGGTCGAGGCGCCCCCTTAGCCCTCATACGCTTTGAAAATGGTGAGGAATGCTATATTGTTGCGCCAGAGGGAATTTACACTGGACAGCAAATCGAGATGGGCGGGAAGGCCAGCGTGGACGTGGGGAACATTCTGCCCATAGGAAAAATACCTGAGGGCACGTTGGTGTGCAATATTGAACTTAAACCTGGGGACGGTGGGAAAATCGCGAAATCTTCAGGTGCGTATGCCACTGTGGTGGCGCACACCCCTCAAGGCACAATGATAAAGCTTCCATCGGGTAAAACGAAATACGTCGACGACCTCTGCCGTGCCACAATTGGTGTTGTTTCCGGCGCAGGCAGAACCGAAAAACCGTTCCTAAAAGCCGGAGCAAAGTATCATTTAATGAGAGCACGAGGCCGCAAGTATCCAAGAACCAGAGGAAGAGCCATGGTTGCCGCTGTTCACCCCTATGGAAGCAGCAAAAGAAGCGCCAGAAAGGTCACCACAGTTTCGAGAAATGCTCCGCCAGGACAAAAGGTTGGACTTATAGCCGCTAGAGGTACTGGACGAAGAAAGAAGAAAGTTAAGGAGGAGGAAACCGAGTAA
- a CDS encoding 30S ribosomal protein S19 has translation MPREFTYRGFTLEQLQSMSMDEFIMLLPARQRRSLQRGLSPEQRTLLEKIRKAKEAMRKGQTITIKTHARDMVVLPEMVGLTIHVHNGKEFVPVKIEPEMIGHYLGEFAITNKPVKHGTPGIGASRSSMYVPLK, from the coding sequence TTGCCGAGGGAATTTACATACCGCGGTTTCACGCTTGAACAGTTGCAAAGCATGTCCATGGACGAGTTCATAATGTTGCTTCCAGCAAGGCAGAGGAGAAGCCTACAGCGGGGACTATCCCCCGAACAGCGTACCCTCCTAGAGAAGATCAGAAAAGCAAAAGAGGCCATGCGTAAGGGGCAAACCATAACAATAAAGACGCATGCCCGAGACATGGTTGTCCTGCCAGAAATGGTCGGCTTAACAATTCACGTCCACAATGGCAAGGAATTCGTTCCAGTGAAAATAGAGCCGGAAATGATAGGCCACTATCTCGGTGAGTTCGCCATAACCAACAAACCAGTTAAACATGGAACGCCAGGCATCGGCGCATCCCGCTCATCAATGTACGTACCGCTGAAATAG
- a CDS encoding 30S ribosomal protein S27ae, producing the protein MAEEKEAAPKKGKAEKKKKKEKGVYTLYKIEKDKIVRLRPTCERCGPGYFMADHGDRYTCGHCGFTRYKHA; encoded by the coding sequence TTGGCAGAAGAAAAGGAAGCCGCTCCAAAGAAAGGAAAAGCAGAAAAAAAGAAGAAAAAAGAGAAAGGCGTCTACACTCTCTACAAGATTGAGAAAGACAAGATTGTCAGATTGCGCCCTACATGTGAACGGTGCGGTCCAGGCTATTTTATGGCGGATCATGGTGATCGGTACACTTGTGGGCATTGCGGTTTCACGCGGTATAAACACGCTTAA
- the rps24e gene encoding 30S ribosomal protein S24e has product MEIRILAENNNVLLKRKEVIFQVEHNQTGSTPSRLEVKNALARILRKDANLIFIKKLETKTGTRVAVGWANVYDSIEQAKLIEPKYIWDRNLPPEKPKEEGTA; this is encoded by the coding sequence ATGGAAATTCGAATACTAGCGGAAAACAACAATGTGCTACTGAAACGCAAGGAGGTAATATTCCAAGTTGAGCATAATCAAACTGGAAGCACACCATCCAGACTTGAAGTCAAAAATGCCCTTGCAAGAATACTCAGAAAAGACGCAAACTTGATCTTCATTAAAAAGCTGGAGACAAAAACGGGAACACGTGTGGCTGTCGGATGGGCAAACGTTTATGATTCAATAGAACAGGCGAAATTGATCGAACCAAAATACATTTGGGATAGAAATCTTCCACCAGAAAAGCCAAAAGAGGAGGGAACAGCGTAA
- a CDS encoding DUF359 domain-containing protein, translating to MSIAYRLTAKLRRKLKKPLGELICGFYQETVEKLKLLIEKEKPSCVVSVGDVVSKNLADAQVRLKLMIVDNRVMRSNIEPIKVMADEEKHIKNPPGTITLEALNAIKEAFKTDRTVKIVVEGEEDLLALLAVQYAPENSMIVYGQPREGLVVIKVTKEKKAEVDKILEEMQSAAKD from the coding sequence ATGAGCATAGCCTACAGGCTGACAGCAAAACTCCGGAGAAAACTCAAAAAGCCCCTAGGGGAACTGATATGTGGCTTCTACCAAGAAACCGTTGAAAAGCTGAAACTCTTGATTGAAAAGGAAAAGCCGTCATGCGTGGTTTCAGTTGGCGATGTAGTTTCAAAAAACCTTGCAGATGCGCAGGTCCGCCTTAAACTAATGATTGTTGATAATAGGGTTATGAGAAGTAACATTGAACCCATAAAAGTTATGGCGGATGAAGAGAAACATATTAAGAACCCGCCGGGCACTATAACTCTTGAAGCATTGAACGCTATAAAAGAGGCATTTAAAACCGATCGCACCGTGAAAATAGTTGTTGAGGGAGAAGAAGACCTCTTAGCCCTACTAGCTGTTCAATATGCACCTGAAAACTCTATGATTGTTTATGGACAGCCCCGGGAAGGCTTGGTTGTGATTAAAGTAACAAAAGAGAAGAAGGCAGAGGTTGACAAGATATTAGAGGAAATGCAGTCCGCTGCGAAAGACTAA
- the spt4 gene encoding transcription elongation factor subunit Spt4 — translation MSEKACMSCHLITSGNTCPRCKSSSLSDDFSGLVIIFDPEGSAIAKAMNIKEKGRYALKVR, via the coding sequence ATGAGCGAGAAAGCCTGCATGTCATGTCATCTAATAACAAGCGGTAACACTTGCCCCCGATGTAAATCTTCCAGTCTCAGTGATGACTTCAGCGGGCTTGTAATAATATTTGACCCAGAGGGCTCTGCCATTGCAAAGGCAATGAATATCAAGGAGAAAGGGCGCTACGCATTAAAGGTTAGGTAA
- a CDS encoding DNA-directed RNA polymerase — MFKLISMEDTIRIPPETFGKPLDAVGYQQVKAKYEGVVDENLGYVIAVLNVKVSPIGKIIPGDGATYHKVTFSLLTFYPSLQEVIEGEVVEIADFGAFVRIGPVDALLHVSQLLDDFITYDEKQGILMGKETGRKLATGDKVRVRITAVSLARTGGSAKIGVTARQPFLGKLEWIEDDLKKLKEAAVAKKDKKEEEGKVKK; from the coding sequence TTGTTTAAATTAATAAGCATGGAGGATACGATTCGGATACCTCCGGAAACCTTTGGAAAACCCCTAGACGCTGTTGGATACCAGCAGGTTAAGGCAAAATATGAAGGAGTTGTTGATGAAAATTTAGGCTACGTTATAGCCGTCTTAAATGTGAAGGTAAGTCCCATTGGAAAAATTATACCTGGGGATGGAGCAACATACCATAAAGTGACCTTCTCGCTTCTAACCTTTTATCCATCCCTCCAAGAAGTGATTGAAGGGGAAGTTGTCGAGATAGCTGATTTTGGAGCCTTCGTGCGAATAGGTCCCGTTGACGCGTTGCTCCACGTTTCGCAGTTGTTGGATGATTTCATTACTTATGACGAGAAACAGGGTATTTTGATGGGGAAGGAAACGGGTAGAAAGCTTGCCACAGGCGATAAAGTCCGTGTCCGCATAACCGCTGTTTCTTTAGCTAGGACCGGAGGCTCGGCGAAGATAGGCGTCACTGCTAGACAGCCGTTTCTTGGAAAACTTGAATGGATAGAAGATGACTTGAAGAAATTGAAGGAAGCAGCGGTCGCTAAAAAGGATAAGAAGGAGGAAGAGGGGAAAGTTAAGAAATGA
- a CDS encoding translation initiation factor IF-2 subunit gamma, translating into MNGEKSTVLPRQPEVNIGTIGHVDHGKTTLVQALTGVWAARHSEELKRGITIKLGYADMPVYKCPNCEPPRNYSRQPVCPNCGSETTFVRAVSFVDAPGHEALMATMLSGAAIMDGAILVIAADEPCPQPQTREHLAAAEIIGIKNIVIAQNKIDIVDEERARKSYEEIKNFVKGTIAENAPIIPVSAQHSVNIDALIQALEEYIPTPRRDETKPPFMYVVRSFDVNKPGTPIEELEGGVLGGTILQGKFVVNDEIELRPGISVEEGGRTTYKPLTTQIVSLHAGGKEVKEARCGGLVGVGTLLDPSLSKADGLTGNIVGKVGMLPPVLTELDLETHILERVVGTKELTKAENISKDETLLLHVGAAITVGKVVSVKNEMATLKLTRPVCAVAGSRVAISRKIAGRWRLIGYGMIR; encoded by the coding sequence ATGAACGGGGAAAAATCTACGGTTCTGCCGAGGCAGCCGGAGGTAAACATTGGCACAATAGGCCACGTTGACCACGGCAAAACAACCCTTGTGCAAGCTTTAACGGGAGTTTGGGCAGCCCGCCACAGCGAGGAACTAAAACGGGGTATAACGATAAAGCTCGGCTACGCAGATATGCCAGTGTACAAGTGCCCCAATTGCGAACCGCCAAGAAATTATTCCAGACAGCCGGTTTGCCCCAATTGCGGTTCAGAAACAACCTTCGTGAGGGCTGTCAGTTTTGTGGATGCGCCTGGTCATGAGGCTTTAATGGCTACCATGCTGTCTGGCGCGGCGATAATGGATGGCGCCATCCTCGTGATAGCGGCTGATGAACCGTGCCCCCAACCGCAGACACGAGAACACTTGGCTGCGGCTGAAATAATTGGAATAAAAAACATTGTGATCGCTCAAAACAAGATTGACATAGTGGACGAGGAGAGAGCGCGAAAAAGCTACGAGGAAATTAAAAATTTTGTCAAGGGTACAATAGCTGAAAATGCGCCCATAATCCCGGTTTCGGCGCAGCACTCCGTCAACATAGATGCCTTAATTCAGGCCCTTGAAGAATATATTCCAACCCCCAGGAGGGATGAAACCAAACCGCCGTTCATGTATGTTGTCCGGTCCTTTGATGTTAACAAGCCGGGCACGCCCATTGAAGAGTTGGAAGGCGGCGTTCTAGGTGGCACGATCCTGCAGGGAAAGTTTGTGGTTAATGATGAAATTGAGCTTCGACCAGGAATAAGTGTTGAAGAAGGAGGCAGAACCACCTATAAACCGCTTACAACCCAAATAGTGAGCCTACACGCGGGTGGCAAAGAGGTTAAGGAAGCCCGCTGCGGAGGATTGGTGGGTGTAGGCACACTTCTAGATCCATCGCTCTCTAAGGCTGACGGATTAACTGGAAATATCGTTGGAAAAGTGGGGATGCTGCCGCCAGTTTTAACAGAGCTAGACCTTGAAACCCACATCCTAGAACGAGTTGTAGGAACAAAAGAGCTAACAAAAGCCGAAAACATAAGCAAAGATGAAACCCTGCTCCTCCACGTGGGCGCCGCCATAACTGTTGGAAAAGTTGTTTCGGTCAAGAATGAGATGGCGACGCTTAAGCTCACTAGACCTGTATGCGCGGTAGCAGGTTCAAGGGTTGCCATAAGCAGGAAAATAGCGGGCAGATGGAGACTTATAGGGTATGGAATGATAAGGTAA
- a CDS encoding cob(I)yrinic acid a,c-diamide adenosyltransferase, with protein sequence MSVQGDSKVLKTGLTVFYRGFMGHIYLYTGTGGGKTTNALGLALRSVGHKRKVVIIQFLKWWKNTGEYKIRKLLAPYYEIYQFGRKGWHGLSNLGEEDKRLAKKALKFAEKIVKEKKPHLLVLDEINLAVHCKLLDVKEVLEFLDKIPKRTDVVLTGRFAPKELIDRADFVNEIVDVKHPEETVTTKGIQY encoded by the coding sequence TTGAGCGTTCAAGGGGATTCTAAAGTCTTAAAAACCGGGTTAACAGTGTTTTATCGGGGCTTTATGGGTCATATATACCTATACACGGGAACTGGTGGTGGAAAAACAACCAATGCTTTAGGCTTGGCTCTGCGTTCTGTCGGGCACAAGCGTAAAGTTGTAATTATCCAATTTTTGAAGTGGTGGAAGAACACCGGCGAATATAAGATCCGCAAGCTTCTTGCGCCCTACTACGAAATTTATCAGTTTGGCAGGAAGGGATGGCACGGCCTCAGCAATCTAGGAGAGGAAGACAAAAGGCTGGCAAAGAAAGCCTTAAAGTTTGCTGAAAAAATAGTTAAAGAGAAGAAGCCTCACCTGCTGGTTCTCGATGAAATAAACCTGGCAGTGCACTGCAAACTTCTAGACGTCAAAGAAGTTCTGGAATTTTTAGATAAAATCCCAAAAAGAACGGATGTAGTCTTAACTGGCAGGTTTGCCCCCAAAGAACTAATCGACAGAGCGGACTTTGTAAACGAGATAGTTGACGTTAAGCATCCAGAAGAAACCGTTACGACAAAAGGCATACAATACTAG
- a CDS encoding 30S ribosomal protein S6e — protein MAKFKVIISDSDGTSKTVELEDARAVPLIGKKIGDIIDGAVVGLPGYKVQITGGSDKDGFPMRPDVHGGARRSVVLSGGVGFNPNREGERRRKTVRGNVITDEIVQINMKIVEKPKAKKSETSES, from the coding sequence ATGGCCAAATTCAAGGTTATAATTTCAGATTCGGATGGAACCTCAAAGACCGTGGAGCTAGAGGATGCTCGTGCAGTGCCCCTTATCGGCAAGAAGATCGGCGACATAATTGACGGTGCAGTTGTGGGATTACCCGGATACAAAGTACAAATAACCGGTGGCTCGGACAAGGATGGTTTTCCAATGAGGCCAGACGTTCATGGAGGAGCCCGCAGAAGCGTCGTCTTGAGTGGTGGTGTGGGTTTCAACCCAAATAGGGAGGGAGAACGGCGACGCAAAACGGTTCGTGGAAACGTGATAACAGACGAAATTGTTCAAATTAACATGAAAATTGTGGAAAAGCCAAAGGCTAAGAAAAGCGAGACTTCTGAAAGCTAG
- a CDS encoding NosD domain-containing protein, with protein sequence MKGFDVGINLRLSSNITILNNVLCDNKCGIKLESSSSVVVSRNTIVNNSQGILIIQKENNPLSSENIISENVIKNNEDGILLQNSNSNFICRNIIEENRLHGIRLENSSDNAVAENNLNANDFGIVIYGVWPNYELKDRIMKNKVANNKHGICSFQTCNNILKDNQMINNEVDFEVSAHELLYMINDVDTSNTINGKPICYVVNRQNIEVSGDAGYVAIINCSGVVVHHLNLADKQGVWLAYTRNSMVTRNILEHKKYGIYLFRSFNNVISENIIRNNSYGVYFNDAYNNSLLRNIILNNNIGLYFGGPIPFRLCSNNTIHHNNFINNTKHVDDIHQSEPFSALAINTWDDGSEGNYWSDYKGLDENGDGIGDQPFIIDENNRDNYPLMNPVAFPDLENNNELISWTSLFQ encoded by the coding sequence GTGAAAGGGTTTGATGTTGGCATAAACCTTAGACTAAGTTCAAACATAACAATTTTAAATAATGTTTTATGCGATAACAAATGTGGAATTAAACTCGAAAGCTCTTCGAGTGTTGTCGTATCCAGAAATACTATAGTAAACAATAGTCAAGGCATTCTTATAATACAAAAAGAGAACAATCCCTTATCTTCTGAAAACATCATTTCTGAAAATGTTATAAAAAACAATGAGGACGGTATCTTATTACAAAATTCCAACAGCAACTTCATTTGCAGAAATATTATTGAAGAAAATCGTTTACACGGCATTCGACTTGAGAACTCTTCTGATAATGCTGTTGCTGAGAACAACTTGAATGCCAACGACTTTGGAATAGTTATCTATGGAGTTTGGCCAAACTATGAATTGAAAGATAGGATAATGAAGAACAAGGTAGCGAACAATAAGCATGGCATATGCTCATTCCAAACTTGTAATAACATTCTCAAGGACAACCAGATGATCAATAATGAGGTTGATTTTGAAGTTTCCGCTCACGAGCTTTTATACATGATTAACGACGTAGACACATCCAACACAATTAATGGCAAACCTATCTGTTATGTGGTTAATCGCCAGAATATCGAAGTTTCAGGTGACGCTGGATACGTTGCCATTATAAATTGTAGTGGGGTAGTTGTTCACCATTTAAACCTTGCGGACAAGCAAGGAGTTTGGCTTGCATACACAAGAAATTCGATGGTAACTAGGAACATCTTGGAACATAAGAAATACGGCATATATTTGTTTAGATCGTTCAACAATGTTATTTCTGAAAACATAATCAGAAACAACTCCTACGGCGTTTACTTCAACGATGCATACAACAACTCCTTACTTAGAAACATTATATTAAACAACAACATTGGCTTATATTTTGGCGGACCAATACCATTTAGACTTTGCTCAAACAACACTATCCACCATAACAACTTCATAAACAACACAAAGCACGTAGACGATATACACCAGAGTGAGCCGTTTTCTGCGCTTGCAATTAATACATGGGATGATGGAAGCGAAGGAAATTACTGGAGCGACTATAAAGGTTTAGACGAGAATGGAGATGGAATAGGTGATCAACCCTTCATCATTGATGAGAACAATAGAGATAATTATCCGCTCATGAATCCCGTAGCGTTCCCTGATCTTGAAAATAATAATGAACTGATCTCTTGGACGAGCCTCTTCCAATAA